A part of Arachis hypogaea cultivar Tifrunner chromosome 12, arahy.Tifrunner.gnm2.J5K5, whole genome shotgun sequence genomic DNA contains:
- the LOC112727223 gene encoding probable histone H2B.3, protein MAPAKAEKKPAEKKPAEKAPAEKKPKAEKKISKEGSSDKKKKRVKKSVETYKIYIFKVLKQVHPDIGISSKAMGIMNSFINDIFEKLAQEASRLARYNKKPTITSREIQTAVRLVLPGELAKHAVSEGTKAVTKFTSS, encoded by the coding sequence ATGGCTCCGGCGAAGGCAGAGAAGAAGCCAGCAGAGAAGAAACCCGCGGAGAAAGCACCAGCGGAGAAGAAACCGAAGGCGGAGAAGAAGATCTCGAAGGAAGGAAGTAGcgataagaagaagaagagagtgaaGAAGAGCGTTGAGACTTACAAGATCTACATCTTCAAGGTTTTGAAGCAGGTTCACCCTGACATCGGAATCTCGAGCAAAGCCATGGGAATAATGAACAGTTTTATCAACGATATCTTCGAGAAGCTCGCTCAGGAAGCTTCTAGACTCGCCAGGTACAACAAGAAGCCGACGATTACTTCGAGGGAGATCCAAACTGCCGTACGGTTGGTGCTCCCTGGTGAGTTGGCGAAGCATGCCGTTTCTGAAGGGACCAAAGCGGTGACTAAGTTCACCAGTTCGTAA